Within the Pseudomonas putida genome, the region ACTGAGGGAGCAGGGTAATGGAGCTGTACACCTACTACCGTTCCACCTCTTCCTACCGGGTGCGTATCGCGTTGGCGCTCAAGGGCCTGGATTACCAGGCCCTGCCGGTCAACCTGCTCAAGGGCGAGCAGCGCGGCACCGAGTATGCAGCGGTGAACCCGCAGGGCCGGGTCCCGGCGCTGCGTACCGACGATGCCCAGCTGCTGGTGCAGTCGCCGGCGATCATCGAGTACCTGGAAGAGGTTTATCCACAGCCTGCGCTGTTGCCCAGTGGCGCTGCAGCGAGGGCCAAGGTACGCGGTGTGGCGGCCATCATCGGTTGCGACATCCACCCGTTGCACAACGTCAGTGTGCTCAACCAGTTACGCCAGTTGGGCCATGACGAGGCCCAGGTCAACCAGTGGATCGCCCACTGGATTGGCCAAGGCCTGGCGGCTGTAGAGCAACTGATCGGCGACGATGGCTACTGCTTTGGTGAGGCGCCGGGGCTGGCGGACGTCTATCTGGTGCCGCAACTGTATGCGGCCGAGCGATTCAATGTCGACCTCGGCAGCTATCCGCGCATCCGCCGGGTCATGGCATTGGCCGCCAGGCATGCTGCATTCGCCATGGCGCACCCGTCCTGCCAGCCAGATACACCGGCTCAATGAATCGAACGCTTCGCCACCGGTAGCTGGCCGATACGTTCGGTCAGTTTCAGACGCTGCACCGGATCCTCGGTGAGCAGCAAGGCATGCTCCAGGTCGAAGCGTTCGGCCTGGGGGCAGTCGAGGTGCTGGTAGAGCGAGGCGCGGGTCATGTAGTCACTCACTTGCACCGGGCCCAATTGCATGACCCGTTCGGCGTCGATCAGCGCGGCCAGGTGGTTGTCATTGTTGATATGCAACTGGCGCAAATTACGCGACAGGCGCTGCAGCATCTGGGCCGGGGTAGCCGTTCGCAGGTGCTCGGCTGTCAGTGGCATGTGCGGGCCAAACTGGCGGGCCAGCAACTCGCGGCAATCATTGGGGTACAGGCGCCGGCCACCGCAAGGGTCGAGCAGGTGATCGGCACCGGGTACGCGCAGCAGAAAGTGCCCTGGGAATGCCACACCCTCCAGCGCTATGGACAGGCGCCGGGCCAGTTCCAGGGTGATGATGGCCAGCGCCAGCGGTTGGCCCCGGCGGCGCTGCAAAACCTTGTCCATCAGTGCTGCCTGCGGGCGCAGAGGGTGGTATTCATCCTGCTGGAAGCCCAGCGCATTGAGTTGACGCAACAGTGGCTGAGCCAGCTCGCAGAGCGGCAGCATCGGCAGGCTGGCACTGATTTCGGCTTGCAGGTGGTGCAGGCTGGCAAGGCTGGTGGCAGGCTCGACCTTGTGATCGTGCTCGGCGGCCATCCACAAGGCAGCCTCCAGCAAGGCGACCGGTTCGCGTTCCAGGCAGGCCAGGCAGGCTTGGCGTGGGTTCATCGGGGCATCTCCACATACCCTTGAGTAATAGCGCTGGCGGGCTGATTCGTCCAGTGGTCCGGTAGCAGCTTGGCCTGCATGCGGATGCCTATACTGCTAGGAGCACCTCGCAGGGGAGCCCGCCGATGTTCGCGCTGATGCAAAGCACCCGCACCCAGTCACTGCACCTGTTCAATGACCCCCAAACCGGCCTGAAGGCGGTTTTGGCCATTCATAACGAGATTCGCGGCCCGGCGCTGGGTGGTTGCCGCTACCTGCCCTATGCAGACGACGAGAGTGCCATGGCCGATGCCATCCGGCTGGCGCAAGGCATGAGCTACAAGGCGGCGCTGGCCGGGCTGGCGTTGGGGGGTGGCAAGGCGGTGGTCATGCGCAACCCGCACGTGGAAAACCGCGCGGCACTGTTCGAAGCACTGGGGCACTGCATCGATACCCTGCAGGGGCGTTTCATCGTCGCTGTGGACAGCGGCACCTCGACGCTGGACATGGATTGCATCGCCCAGAGCACGCCCCATGTGACCAGCACAACGGCCTCGGGTGACCCCTCGCCGCATGCGGCGATGGGCGTGTTTGCCGGCATCCGTGCGACCTGCCTGGCCCGCCTGGGCAGCAGTGACCTCAAAGGCTTGCGCATTGCGGTGCAAGGCCTGGGCAATGTGGGTTATGCATTGGCCGAGCAATTGTACGCAGCAGGTGCCGAGTTGCTGGTGAGTGACCTGGACCCCGGTCGGGTGCGGCTGGCCGTGGAGCAGTTCAACGCCCATCCGGTGACCAACGACGCCTTGATCAGTACGCCCTGCGACATTTTTGCGCCGTGTGGCGTGGGCCCGGTACTCAATGGCCAGACGGTGATGCAACTGCGCTGTGCTGCGGTGGCGGGGGCGGCGAACAATCAGCTGACCACCTTGCAGGTGGCTGACCAGTTGGAGTCCCGTGGGATTCTTTATGCCCCGGACTACGTGATCAATGCCGGTGGTTTGATCTATGTGGCAATGAAGCACCGCGGCGAGGAGCTGGGTACCATCACCGCGCACCTGGCGCGCATCCCGACGCGCCTGACCGAGGTGTTTGCCCACGCCCAGGCCGAGAAGCGCTCACCAGCGCGCGTGGCGCAAATGCTGGCCGAGCGGTTGCTATACGGCTGACGCTGCACGGCGGCCCGGCCGCCGCAGATCATTGGGCAGCGTCAGTGTCCAACAACTCACTCAAGGCGTCCGGCTGGCTCTTGAATGCCCGCGCGAACACGTCGCGGTTCTTCGCCATGTAAATGCCGGCTTCCTCGACCTGCTGCTCGGACAGCGAAGGCACCGCCTTCTGCAGCACCTCGGCCAGGCGCTCGGCCAGTTCGAGCATCTTGTCGTGACGATCTGCTTCGGCCTTATCCATGAACAAGCGCTCCGGGTCGCGGCTGCTGCGGTACACCACTTCGACGGCCATTCATCACCTCTGTGCCTTTTTGCGGTTGGTTGAACGATTACTGTATGCGCATACAGTAATGGCAATCGCACCTCAGGTGCAACCCTTGCCGCAAAAAAGCGTAGCCCACAGGTGCCTTGCGGCAATTGGCCGCCTTCCAAAGCAGGGGCCTGGCCCTTTAACTGCATGGCACAAGCGTCACATGCGTGACGCACCATCCTTCATGTCGTATCGGGGAATCGCACATCGTGAACATCAAATGGGCAGAAAAGCTGCGCAAGGGCCTGCACGGCTCGGCCGACTCGCTGGGCAATCTGTGTGTAGAAGGGTTCCACTACCTTGCCCTGTTCGGCATCGGCGCCATTACCGCCTACGCGGCGGTGATGACGTTCCTGGACATGCTCGGCAAGGGTGGCATCAGCGTCGATGACATTCTGTTGCTGTTCATCTACCTGGAGCTCGGGGCGATGGTCGGGATCTATTTCAAGACCAACCACATGCCTATCCGCTTCCTGCTGTATGTGGCGATCACCGCGCTGACGCGCCTGCTGATCGGTGATGTGTCGCACCACAAGGCGCCGGATGAGGGGCTGCTGTACCTGTGCGGGGGCATCCTGCTGCTGGCGTTTTCGATCCTGGTGGTGCGCTACGCCTCCTACCGTTACCCCTCGACCAAGGTGCTGGACGCCAATGGCAAGGCATTGGAAGACGGCAAGTAGCCGTCAGTTGGCGATGGCGTGACTTGGCTGCTGGCGTGGGTCGCGGGTGAGGGCGGCCAGCACCTGCAAAGGGTTCTGCCCCAGTTCGATGGCCAGGCCCAGGCGGATGCTGTCGATGACCCGCTGCAGGCGCACCGGGTCGTTGCGCTGGGCCTGGGTGATCAGGCGCTTGGCGACCACGCCGGCATCATCGGACAAGGTCAGCATGATGCTGCCGTCCAGGCGCTCGATGCTCAGGTTGACGCGGTACTCGGGGGCGAAGGCGGCGCTGATCTGCTCGAATGGATTGTTCATGGTCTGGGCCTGCAATAGGTGATTGCAGGAATTGACCGGGTAGGTGCCGGGTTGGTTCAGGACATTTGATCGGTAGCCTGGCATCAACAGGGCAAGGCAATTAGCCACTAGTGTGGCTACACTCTTTTGACCAAAGCCGCGATGGCTGGCCTCTGGCCTGCAAAGGAGTGCCCGTGGTTCCCTCTTCCGCTGCCCGGCAGCGTGGCGCGATCGGCCTGATGGCGGTTACCACACTGGCGCTGGCCTTGCTGCTCATGCTGGTAGCGGTGGACAGCGGCCGTCTTTACCTTGAGCAGCGCAAGTTGCAACGTATCGCCGACATGGCCGCGCTGGAGGCTGCTGGCCAGTCTGCCGTGTGCACCGGCAATGGCCCACAGGCCACGGCCATCGCCAGCATCGCCGCGGCCCGCAACGGCCACACGCCCGGCAGCCCGGTGGTGGCCAGCTGCGGTTACCTGCAGACCGGTGCCAACAGCCTGCGCACCTTCACCCATGACAACACCCGTAACGAAGCGATAAGGGTCGATGTCAGCAACACCGTCACCACCAGTTTCGCCGCCGGCATCTACCTCCTGACCCAAGGGGGGGAGGTGCCGCTGACCACGACCTTGCAGGCCCATGCTGTGGCATCGAAACCCTCGC harbors:
- the maiA gene encoding maleylacetoacetate isomerase, with the protein product MELYTYYRSTSSYRVRIALALKGLDYQALPVNLLKGEQRGTEYAAVNPQGRVPALRTDDAQLLVQSPAIIEYLEEVYPQPALLPSGAAARAKVRGVAAIIGCDIHPLHNVSVLNQLRQLGHDEAQVNQWIAHWIGQGLAAVEQLIGDDGYCFGEAPGLADVYLVPQLYAAERFNVDLGSYPRIRRVMALAARHAAFAMAHPSCQPDTPAQ
- a CDS encoding SirB1 family protein, whose product is MNPRQACLACLEREPVALLEAALWMAAEHDHKVEPATSLASLHHLQAEISASLPMLPLCELAQPLLRQLNALGFQQDEYHPLRPQAALMDKVLQRRRGQPLALAIITLELARRLSIALEGVAFPGHFLLRVPGADHLLDPCGGRRLYPNDCRELLARQFGPHMPLTAEHLRTATPAQMLQRLSRNLRQLHINNDNHLAALIDAERVMQLGPVQVSDYMTRASLYQHLDCPQAERFDLEHALLLTEDPVQRLKLTERIGQLPVAKRSIH
- a CDS encoding Glu/Leu/Phe/Val dehydrogenase family protein; translation: MFALMQSTRTQSLHLFNDPQTGLKAVLAIHNEIRGPALGGCRYLPYADDESAMADAIRLAQGMSYKAALAGLALGGGKAVVMRNPHVENRAALFEALGHCIDTLQGRFIVAVDSGTSTLDMDCIAQSTPHVTSTTASGDPSPHAAMGVFAGIRATCLARLGSSDLKGLRIAVQGLGNVGYALAEQLYAAGAELLVSDLDPGRVRLAVEQFNAHPVTNDALISTPCDIFAPCGVGPVLNGQTVMQLRCAAVAGAANNQLTTLQVADQLESRGILYAPDYVINAGGLIYVAMKHRGEELGTITAHLARIPTRLTEVFAHAQAEKRSPARVAQMLAERLLYG
- a CDS encoding YebG family protein — translated: MAVEVVYRSSRDPERLFMDKAEADRHDKMLELAERLAEVLQKAVPSLSEQQVEEAGIYMAKNRDVFARAFKSQPDALSELLDTDAAQ
- a CDS encoding phosphate-starvation-inducible protein PsiE, which gives rise to MNIKWAEKLRKGLHGSADSLGNLCVEGFHYLALFGIGAITAYAAVMTFLDMLGKGGISVDDILLLFIYLELGAMVGIYFKTNHMPIRFLLYVAITALTRLLIGDVSHHKAPDEGLLYLCGGILLLAFSILVVRYASYRYPSTKVLDANGKALEDGK
- a CDS encoding DUF3509 domain-containing protein — encoded protein: MNNPFEQISAAFAPEYRVNLSIERLDGSIMLTLSDDAGVVAKRLITQAQRNDPVRLQRVIDSIRLGLAIELGQNPLQVLAALTRDPRQQPSHAIAN